One genomic window of Carassius auratus strain Wakin chromosome 14, ASM336829v1, whole genome shotgun sequence includes the following:
- the LOC113114041 gene encoding eukaryotic translation initiation factor 4E-1A-like — MATAEPETSTNPTDSEEEKNDENKQEIVSLEDYIKHPLQNRWALWFFKNDKSKTWQANLRLISKFDTVEDFWALYNHIQLSSNLMSGCDYSLFKDGIEPMWEDERNKRGGRWLITLSKQQRRADLDRFWLETLLCLVGEAFDDHSDDVCGAVVNIRTKGDKIAIWTTDYENKDAIVHIGHVYKERLGVPPKVIIGYQSHADTATKSGSTTKNKFVV, encoded by the exons ATGGCGACTGCTGAACCG GAAACTTCAACAAATCCAACTgattcagaagaagaaaaaaatgatgaaaataagcAAGAGATAGTGAGTCTTGAAGATTATATTAAACATCCTCTGCAGAACCG ATGGGCTCTTTGGttctttaaaaatgacaaaagcaaaacGTGGCAAGCTAATCTCCGTCTCATCTCAAAATTTGACACAGTGGAAGACTTCTGGGC GTTATACAATCACATTCAGTTATCAAGTAACTTAATGTCAGGATGTGACTACTCCCTCTTCAAG GATGGCATTGAGCCCATGTGGGAAGATGAGCGAAACAAGCGGGGCGGCCGCTGGCTGATCACCCTGTCCAAACAGCAGCGCAGAGCCGACCTGGACCGCTTCTGGTTGGAGACG CTTTTGTGCCTTGTTGGAGAAGCGTTTGATGACCACAGTGATGATGTCTGTGGTGCTGTCGTCAACATCCGAACAAAGGGAGACAAAATAGCGATATGGACGACAGATTATGAGAACAAAGATGCCATTGTACACATAGG GCATGTGTATAAGGAGAGATTAGGTGTGCCTCCAAAAGTCATCATTGGATACCAGTCACATGCAGACACAGCCACCAAAAGTGGTTCCACCACCAAGAATAAGTTTGTTGTTTAA
- the LOC113114039 gene encoding alcohol dehydrogenase class-3 produces the protein MDTTGKVIKCKAAVAWEAGKPLSIEEIEVAPPKAHEVRVKIHATGVCHTDAYTLSGSDPEGLFPVILGHEGAGTVESVGEGVTKFKPGDTVIPLYVPQCGECKFCKNPKTNLCQKIRVTQGQGLMPDKTSRFTCKGKQLFHFMGTSTFSEYTVVAEISLAKVDENAPLDKVCLLGCGISTGYGAAINTAKVEAGSTCAVFGLGAVGLAVIMGCKSVGATRIIGIDINPDKFEIAKKFGATEFVNPKDHSKPIQEVLVELTDGGVDYSFECIGNVGIMRAALEACHKGWGTSVIIGVAGAGQEISTRPFQLVTGRTWKGTAFGGWKSVESVPKLVNDYMNKKLMVDEFVTHTLPFAQINEAFDLMHAGKSIRTVLQL, from the exons ATGGACACAACTGGGAAA GTGATAAAATGCAAGGCAGCAGTGGCCTGGGAGGCTGGTAAGCCTCTTTCTATTGAGGAAATAGAAGTAGCTCCACCGAAGGCCCATGAAGTTCGAGTGAAG ATTCATGCCACAGGTGTGTGTCACACTGACGCTTACACTCTGAGTGGAAGTGACCCTGAGGGCTTGTTTCCTGTCATCCTGGGTCACGAGGGGGCAGGCACTGTTGAGAGTGTTGGCGAAGGGGTCACCAAATTCAAACCAG GGGATACTGTTATTCCGCTTTATGTACCTCAATGTGGAGAGTGCAAGTTCTGTAAAAATCCTAAAACCAACCTGTGTCAGAAAATCAG ggttaccCAAGGTCAGGGTCTAATGCCTGATAAGACCTCCAGGTTCACATGTAAAGGAAAGCAGCTTTTCCACTTCATGGGTACTAGCACCTTCTCTGAATACACCGTGGTGGCTGAAATCTCTCTGGCCAAAGTGGATGAAAATGCCCCCCTGGACAAAGTGTGTCTGCTGGGCTGTGGCATCTCCACTGGATATGGAGCTGCTATCAATACTGCTAAG GTTGAGGCCGGCTCTACATGTGCTGTGTTCGGTTTGGGAGCAGTGGGGCTTGCAGTCATAATGGGCTGCAAGTCAGTCGGCGCCACCAGGATCATTGGCATTGACATCAACCCAGACAAGTTTGAAATTGCCAAGAAGTTTGGAGCCACTGAGTTTGTGAACCCCAAGGACCACAGCAAGCCCATTCAGGAGGTGCTGGTGGAGCTGACAGATGGAGGAGTTGACTACTCCTTCGAATGCATTGGCAATGTTGGCATTATG AGAGCTGCTCTTGAGGCTTGTCACAAAGGCTGGGGAACCAGTGTCATCATTGGTGTGGCAGGAGCAGGGCAGGAGATCTCCACCCGCCCCTTTCAGCTGGTCACAGGGCGCACATGGAAAGGCACAGCTTTTGGTG GTTGGAAGAGTGTGGAGAGTGTCCCGAAGCTAGTGAATGACTACATGAATAAGAAGCTGATGGTGGATGAGTTTGTTACTCACACATTGCCCTTTGCCCAGATCAATGAGGCCTTTGAcctgatgcatgctgggaagag TATCCGAACCGTCCTGCAGCTTTAA
- the gar1 gene encoding H/ACA ribonucleoprotein complex subunit 1 yields the protein MSFRGGGGRGGGRGGGFNRGGGRGGGFGGGRGGRGGFNRNQDYGPPEYVVALGEFVHPCEDDIVCKCVTEDNKVPYFNAPVYLENKEQIGKVDEIFGQLRDFYFSVKLSENMKASSFKKLQKFYIDPMKLLPLQRFLPRPPGEKGPPRGGRGGRGGRGGGFRGGRGGNGGGRGGFGGRGGFGGRGGFGGRGGGGGGGFGGRGGGGGGFRGGRGGGGFRGGR from the exons ATGTCATTCCGCGGGGGTGGTGGTCGAGGAGGAGGTCGTGGCGGTGGTTTTAACAGAGGTGGTGGTCGTGGAGGAGGATTTGGAGGGGGTCGAGGTGGCAGAGGAGGATTTAACAGAAACCAAGACTATGGCCCACCAGAATATGTTGTCG CTTTGGGAGAGTTTGTGCACCCCTGTGAGGATGATATTGTCTGTAAATGTGTGACAGAAGACAATAAAGTCCCCTACTTCAACGCTCCTGTATACCTGGAAAACAAAGAGCAAATTGGAAAAGTGGACGAGATCTTTGGGCAGCTTCGTGATTTT TATTTTTCAGTCAAACTTTCTGAAAATATGAAGGCATCATCCTTCAAGAAATTACAGAAG TTCTACATTGACCCTATGAAGCTGCTGCCCCTCCAGAGATTCCTCCCTAGGCCTCCAGGTGAGAAGGGGCCGCCCCGTGGAGGTAGAGGAGGAAGAGGTGGGAGAGGAG GTGGCTTCCGTGGAGGTCGTGGTGGCAATGGTGGTGGCCGCGGAGGATTTGGTGGTCGTGGAGGATTTGGTGGACGCGGAGGATTTGGTGGACGCGGAGGAGGAGGTGGGGGAGGATTTGGCGGACGCGGAGGAGGTGGGGGAGGATTCAGAGGAGGCAGAGGTGGAGGTGGATTCAGAG GTGGAAGATGA